Proteins from a single region of Gossypium arboreum isolate Shixiya-1 chromosome 1, ASM2569848v2, whole genome shotgun sequence:
- the LOC108464764 gene encoding gibberellin 2-beta-dioxygenase 8-like — protein MAIEPPFFEKYKAILQSSANEKEKPSTVEGFDELELPLIDLSHLNLGQLERQECIEKMGQAAIEWGFFQIVNHGVPDELLNRLKQEQIKVFQQPFDKKSESNFLNLSVQSYRWGNPLATSLRNLSWSEALHISLKDISKMDEYNKLRSTIEEYAEKANFLAQRLAEYLAQNLGIKANYFQENCSPSSSSLRMNRYPPCPYPSMMFGIIPHTDTDFLTIVSQDQVGGLQLKRNGRWVSVKPNPKALVVNIGDFYQALSNGVYKSITHRVIANQETERYSAAYFYCPTYETVIESCSKPSLYKKFSFKEYREQIQKDVKATGDKVGLSRFLL, from the exons ATGGCAATTGAACCACCATTTTTTGAGAAATACAAGGCCATCTTGCAGAGCTCTGCAAATGAAAAGGAGAAACCTTCCACGGTTGAAGGCTTTGATGAACTTGAACTACCTCTGATTGATCTTAGTCACTTGAATCTTGGACAACTTGAGAGACAAGAATGCATAGAAAAGATGGGTCAAGCTGCTATTGAATGGGGTTTCTTTCAGATTGTGAACCATGGGGTTCCAGATGAGCTTCTAAACAGGTTGAAGCAAGAACAAATCAAGGTATTTCAGCAGCCTTTTGACAAGAAATCTGAAAGCAACTTTTTGAATTTATCAGTTCAAAGTTATCGTTGGGGGAACCCTCTTGCCACTAGCTTGAGGAACCTTTCATGGTCAGAAGCTTTGCATATATCTCTCAAAGATATTTCAAAAATGGATGAATACAATAAGCTCag gTCAACCATTGAAGAGTATGCAGAAAAAGCTAATTTCCTGGCTCAAAGATTGGCTGAATATTTAGCACAAAATTTGGGAATCAAAGCAAATTATTTCCAAGAGAACTGCTCACCAAGCTCTAGTTCTCTTCGAATGAACAGATACCCTCCCTGTCCATACCCTTCCATGATGTTCGGTATTATCCCTCACACTGATACTGATTTTCTAACCATTGTATCCCAAGACCAAGTTGGGGGATTGCAGTTGAAGAGAAATGGAAGATGGGTTAGTGTTAAACCCAATCCTAAAGCCCTAGTTGTCAACATTGGTGACTTTTATCAG GCATTGAGCAATGGGGTATACAAGAGCATAACTCACCGAGTGATTGCCAACCAAGAGACAGAAAGGTACTCAGCGGCATACTTCTACTGCCCCACCTACGAAACAGTGATAGAAAGCTGCAGCAAGCCAAGTTTGTACAAAAAATTTAGTTTCAAAGAGTATAGAGAGCAAATCCAGAAGGATGTTAAAGCTACTGGGGACAAAGTAGGGCTTTCTCGGTTTCTTTTGTGA